Genomic DNA from Prunus persica cultivar Lovell chromosome G1, Prunus_persica_NCBIv2, whole genome shotgun sequence:
AGTCAGATACTCTGTCAAGACTGCACTCAGCATTATTGTGCAAGCTGGTATTGGAATAAGTTTCAAAAGGATCTTGACTTCCTCTACTTGAGTCACAGTGCAAAGCCTCCAAGGACTTGGGTCTACACCATCCTCCTTCAACTGCAGAGCTGCTTTGTCCAAACATCTGCAACACAGAAAACATCAGATGTTATACAACAGAGGTGACGGAACATAATAATAAGTTTTGCTTTGAAAAGCCAAAAGTAGGATTTAGTGTGGAACAAACAAGGAATTAAAATGATCTCACATATCTAACTCAGAAAGAGTAGTAAAAAGTAAACGAAAAGATACCTAAAATCGTTGGTGTGAGCTATCTTTCCACTGCCCTTTATAGCAGATTGTTTTCCAGGAACCTCATACAAGCCTATCAACTCACTGCTAGAAAAAGGCGCGTTCCTTTTCCTGTATGCAGCCACCAGAACTTGAGCAACGCGCGTTAGAGGGCTGCCTCCTGGAAGTCTATGCCTGTATAGAGGGGTACCAACAAAGAATACCAAGTTTGATATGCCCATAGCTAATGCCAGTGACCCAAAGGCAAATCCCCAACCAAGTTTGATTTGGATATAGACTACCGCAGTAAAGGCCACAATTGCCCCAGTGGTGACAGAAAGGTAAAAGAAGTTGAAAAACCTATCCAGGTGAGACTTATAATCTTTACTTCTTTCATCAAACTGGTCTGCCCCAAAAGAAGAAACGCATGGCCTTATACCAGCAGCTCCAAATCCAGTTATGTAGAGAACAGTGTAGAGGTACGTCATCTGCCATGGTTTTGCAGGCTCACACTCGCCCAAAAGGAGGGCCAGCTGATCACAATGGTCTtgttttggcgccaaaatgtCCATTGTAGCACATAAGGTTATTCCTGTCAAGCCCTCCATGAAAACaaatagagaaagaaaaatgtggAAATTATCAGCTCACTATTGAGTTTAATTGAAGACAACATAGCAAGACCAGTATATAGAACTCTGTAGCTTCAGCATATGATTGGAAAAGTAATTAACTTGTTAACATTTCATATGTTCATATATGGCTACCTACCGCAAGGTATATGGTTGTGAAGATTGCTATTGTCCGATATCGGCCAAGATATGCATCAGCCAGAAACCCACCAAGGACAGAGGAAGCTTGTGATATTCCAAGGAAATTGTTAACCGCATTTGATGAACTGCTGAAGGGCCTATGCATAACATAGATCATGAAGGCCACCATGTTAACTGAGAGACCGAAATAAGCCATTCTCTCTGCCATTTCATTTCCTGGACAAATTAAAAGTACTTTGATTGTGATCAATGCAATCTATTGGACTAAGCTGGAAGAGGATACTGATTTCTTTTCCTCAACTTTGGAAGCAACCGAATTAAGAACTATacagaaacaaaatatgaaaattatgctTATTTACCGAATATGAAGAAGGCAGCAATCCAACCACCCGTTTTTGAAAGATCAGCAATAGGTTTGCCATGGATATTAACTGGTGTAGTTCCTCCAGTATAACCCCGTCCGAAAGCCGTCCGTCTGTCATCGGATTCAATGAAGTAAAGTCCAAGCTTCTTTCTGTGATTTGAGTCAGGATTTCCATCTAAACTAGCTGGTGTCACTAGCCCTCCTTCAGGTGACTTAATTTCTCTGGTTCCCATTTTATAACTCCCTGCAGGAATCCCCAACAACCACAATATTTTTATGGTATATGCTTTATATACAATGAGTATCAAAACTCTAAAGTAGGTttacacaacaaaaaaaaatgaagagttTCTTGTGAACAACAAAGATGAAATCATGAAACTCTAGAGCTTAGAACAGAGCAATTTCTTCACACCTAAAATACTATAATCCTCCACTTAGAGAAGCAAGCAATCTATGGTAACTTGAAAATACAGAGTTTTGGGAACACTCTGAaatcttttccattttctagGGGAGTGGATTACAGAGAAGGGACAGAACATGTGAATATGTGACGCATGGTCTCCAAACCCTTTGAAACTAATCATCAATTCTACTCACAAACAAATGGAACgacaaagaacaaacaaagtactactataaaaaaatcatatacgGCTGATTCATTGTCATACAGAGGGCATGTTATGCATGATCTCTGAACTGTTGAGCTTGCAAAGTCCTACATATTTCATGAACAACCAatttaaaaacagaaaagaacaCACCCCCCACACATGCTCATAAGAATCATACCCTGATTTTAATTCCCACCCTTATGCGCACATGAGGAACTGTCTGAAAGATTGAAGCTTGAAACTGTGTAGATAGAAAGAATTAACCTTGTGGGTTTGCGAGTGATGAGATTTTAGACCAAAAAGGGAAGCGGCAATAATAAAGGAGATCCAACCAACACGTGAAGATCTATAGAAATGGATCCAAAGGCAATAAA
This window encodes:
- the LOC18790319 gene encoding protein NRT1/ PTR FAMILY 6.1 — translated: MGTREIKSPEGGLVTPASLDGNPDSNHRKKLGLYFIESDDRRTAFGRGYTGGTTPVNIHGKPIADLSKTGGWIAAFFIFGNEMAERMAYFGLSVNMVAFMIYVMHRPFSSSSNAVNNFLGISQASSVLGGFLADAYLGRYRTIAIFTTIYLAGLTGITLCATMDILAPKQDHCDQLALLLGECEPAKPWQMTYLYTVLYITGFGAAGIRPCVSSFGADQFDERSKDYKSHLDRFFNFFYLSVTTGAIVAFTAVVYIQIKLGWGFAFGSLALAMGISNLVFFVGTPLYRHRLPGGSPLTRVAQVLVAAYRKRNAPFSSSELIGLYEVPGKQSAIKGSGKIAHTNDFRCLDKAALQLKEDGVDPSPWRLCTVTQVEEVKILLKLIPIPACTIMLSAVLTEYLTLSVQQAYTLNTHMGQLKLPVTCMPVFPGLSIFLILSLYYSTFVPLSRRITGHPHGASQLQRVGIGLAVSILSVAWAAIFERYRRNYAIEHGYEGSFLSAMSDFSAFWLLIQYCLIGIAEVFCVVGLLEFLYEEAPDAMKSIGSAYAALAGGLGCFAASILNSIIKSVTGSSEKPSWLSQNINTGRFDYFYWLLTVLSVINFCVFLYCARRYKYRTEQGVKMEKQILANIKEQSLSG